From a single Pseudomonadota bacterium genomic region:
- a CDS encoding type II toxin-antitoxin system VapC family toxin, with protein sequence MLKVYLETTIPSYLASRQSRDVIVAAQQQVTLEWWENSRPKYDLFISEAVIDECQAGDPEAAKKRIGFVKGLPVLSITGDVIKLAEIYAKLLNIPDKAKVDAIHISIAVVYEMDYLITWNCTHLAHGEIRAALHRYNMQNGLYEPTIVTPFELL encoded by the coding sequence ATGTTAAAAGTATATCTTGAAACAACCATACCCAGTTACCTTGCTTCAAGGCAAAGCAGGGATGTTATCGTTGCAGCACAACAACAAGTCACCCTTGAATGGTGGGAGAATTCCCGACCAAAGTACGACCTGTTTATATCTGAAGCCGTTATCGATGAATGTCAAGCCGGCGATCCGGAAGCTGCAAAGAAAAGAATCGGTTTCGTAAAGGGTTTACCCGTCCTCAGCATTACTGGTGATGTAATTAAACTTGCCGAAATATACGCTAAACTTTTGAATATTCCAGACAAAGCAAAGGTTGACGCAATTCATATCTCTATTGCTGTAGTATATGAAATGGACTATCTTATTACATGGAACTGTACACATCTTGCACATGGAGAGATAAGAGCAGCGCTGCATCGATATAATATGCAGAACGGGTTATATGAACCAACGATTGTAACGCCATTTGAACTCTTATAG